One Paroedura picta isolate Pp20150507F chromosome 3, Ppicta_v3.0, whole genome shotgun sequence genomic window carries:
- the TATDN2 gene encoding 3'-5' RNA nuclease TATDN2 — MQPNRRRKIEWDSSSVTSPTKYFKLAKEGLPHPSPHSSLASKRTVFRKSQDLHSPESSYKEFSRTSFAAEDSSSDDFEADDEIGNVVKENQRCSFPRGVHLLNRSVCEMSKRNIISSQESLKHEVKEDTCSDAGQNLVQSPESKAVSKDSGDGCGRKKVENRGAALIYQKALLGALGKALTGKRDAASPNGIHVNSLHRRKEASGPVDNLRCQSAGGDDPSCRKTTQKEQINICVHQDKKDSRGSDGSSRRVSVVSRSEREVEFKLESSFQKASVKEETDSSNRSGKEDAKPGCSSRHVPGTLRRDDEPKLIRELKNQLSPTREDPNASVGQNNKKLHRFSSSSEDVANFSRLEGEQNHKQVSNKQQSKIAGETDCPRLSSKNSWTPESNSRRVSESTRHEGKEGLKPGSSNLKTASESAASTKQKDVTKAQRTAPSSVDIHTETKIQFENFQRTVLVEPPSKLSFVDEHHSEVDLKRTEQEKEPLEGSDWSDVEDAEPLATFSQEDSIQNNNTSETKDTSAFATEFVMYPPHLYGHKMKDYAKYWTKIPKAEHSSPCEDTSFDNSYSSQLCDITFDTSVASSSNTSKDKESSLEVLRGRPRSLGSSLVCEKKHRRLSTEGGPCIPIFSTKSKSDSSVTNRTSHNLPDYLPKYLADGFIDTHCHLDMLYSKMAFRGTFSRFRKIYDTTFPEEFEGCIADFCNPRTLNDSLWEDLLKEDMVWGAFGCHPHFARYYSDLHERNLLQAMRHPKAIAFGEMGLDYSYKCSTEVPTQHKVFERQLNLAVSLRKPLVIHCRDADEDLLTIMKKCVPKDYKIHRHCFTGRYSIIEPLLDYFPNLTVGFTALLTYPSANEAREAVKKISLSRIVVETDAPYFLPRQVPKSVCQYSHPGVALHTVRELARLKEVPLSIMMAALRRNTKKIYEL; from the exons ATGCAGCCAAACAGGAGGCGCAAAATAGAATGGGACAGCTCATCTGTTACCTCACCCACAAAATATTTCAAGCTTGCCAAAGAAGGACTCCCTCATCCTTCCCCTCACAGCAGCTTGGCCAGCAAGAGAACTGTGTTCAGAAAGAGTCAGGACTTGCACTCTCCAGAATCTTCTTATAAAGAGTTCTCAAGGACTTCATTTGCAGCAGAAGATTCTTCCTCTGATGACTTTGAAGCAGATGATGAAATTGGCAATGTGGTTAAGGAGAACCAGAGATGTTCATTTCCCAGAGGAGTACATCTTTTAAACCGTTCTGTTTGTGAAATGTCCAAGAGAAACATCATTTCCTCTCAGGAGTCCTTGAAACATGAG GTTAAAGAAGATACTTGCAGTGATGCAGGCCAAAACCTTGTGCAGAGCCCTGAAAGCAAAGCTGTATCAAAGGATTCAGGGGATGGATGTGGCCGTAAGAAAGTGGAAAACCGGGGAGCTGCATTAATTTACCAAAAAGCTCTGCTGGGTGCATTAGGGAAAGCATTGACCGGCAAACGAGATGCAGCATCTCCCAATGGAATTCATGTGAACAGCCTTCATCGCAGAAAAGAAGCTTCTGGACCAGTGGACAACTTGAGATGTCAGTCTGCAGGGGGAGATGATCCCAGCTGCAGGAAAACTACCCAAAAAGAGCAAATTAATATTTGTGTCCATCAGGATAAAAAAGACTCTCGTGGTTCAGATGGTAGCTCAAGACGTGTATCTGTAGTTTCAAGATCAGAAAGAGAAGTGGAATTTAAATTGGAATCCAGTTTTCAGAAAGCTAGTGTGAAAGAAGAAACTGACAGTTCTAATCGCAGTGGAAAAGAGGATGCCAAGCCAGGATGCAGCTCCAGGCATGTCCCTGGGACACTGAGACGTGACGATGAACCAAAGCTTATACGAGAACTGAAAAACCAGCTTAGCCCAACCAGAGAGGACCCTAATGCCTCCGTAGGACAGAATAACAAAAAACTTCACAGATTCAGCAGCAGTTCTGAAGATGTGGCTAACTTCTCAAGACTTGAAGGGGAGCAAAACCATAAACAAGTATCAAACAAACAGCAAAGTAAAATTGCTGGAGAAACAGATTGCCCCAGACTGAGTAGCAAAAACTCTTGGACACCTGAAAGCAACTCAAGGCGAGTCTCTGAAAGTACAAGACATGAAGGCAAAGAAGGATTGAAACCTGGGAGCAGCAATCTGAAAACTGCGAGCGAATCTGCTGCTTCCACAAAGCAAAAAGATGTCACGAAAGCACAGCGTACTGCCCCCAGCTCAGTTGACATACACACTGAAACTAAAATTCAGTTTGAGAATTTCCAGAGGACCGTTCTTGTTGAACCTCCTTCAAAACTCAGCTTTGTGGATGAACATCATTCAGAAGTAGACCTAAAG CGTACAGAGCAAGAAAAAGAGCCTTTAGAGGGCAGTGACTGGTCTGATGTGGAGGATGCAGAACCACTGGCTACCTTTTCGCAAGAGGATTCCATCCAGAATAACAATACTTCTGAAACAAAAGACACTTCAGCGTTTGCCACAGAGTTTGTAATGTATCCTCCTCACCTGTACGGTCACAAGATGAAAGACTATGCAAAATATTGGACAAAGATCCCTAAGGCAGAACATTCAAGCCCTTGTGAAGATACATCATTTGATAATTCGTATTCTAGTCAGCTCTGTGACATTACCTTTGATACCTCGGTTGCTAGTTCATCAAATACCTCAAAGGATAAAGAATCTTCACTGGAAGTTCTGCGTGGAAGGCCACGCTCACTTGGTTCTTCTCTGGTCTGTGAGAAGAAACATAGACGGCTAAGTACGGAAGGGGGACCTTGCATTCCTATTTTCTCCACAAAAAGCAAATCGGACTCATCTGTCACTAACCGCACAAGCCACAATTTGCCTGATTACCTGCCTAAATACTTAGCAGATGGATTTATCGACACCCACTGCCATCTGGACATGCTGTATTCAAAAATGGCTTTTAGGGGCACCTTTTCTAGATTTAGAAAGATTTACGATACCACCTTTCCTGAAGAATTTGAAGGCTGTATAGCTGACTTCTGTAATCCTCGTACCTTGAATGACTCCTTATGGgaagatttattaaaagaagaCATGGTTTGGGGAGCATTCGGCTGTCATCCACACTTTGCACGTTACTACTCAGATCTTCATGAAAGAAATCTCTTGCAGGCAATGAGGCACCCCAAAGCTATTGCCTTTGGAGAAATGGGACTGGATTACTCTTACAAATGTAGTACTGAAGTCCCAACACAACACAAG GTATTTGAAAGGCAGCTGAATCTCGCTGTATCCTTAAGGAAGCCATTGGTAATTCATTGCAGAGATGCTGATGAGGATCTGCTGACGATCATGAAAAAATGTGTACCGAAAGACTACAAAATACACAG GCATTGTTTTACTGGTAGATACAGTATAATAGAACCATTGCTGGACTACTTCCCAAACCTGACTGTGGGATTCACTGCACTGCTGACCTATCCATCAGCAAATGAAGCTAGAGAAGCTGTTAAAAAAATTTCTCTAAGCAGAATAGTAGTAGAAACAGATGCGCCTTATTTCCTTCCCAGGCAG GTTCCGAAAAGTGTGTGTCAGTATTCACACCCTGGTGTTGCTCTGCACACAGTGAGAGAACTTGCCCGCCTCAAGGAAGTGCCGTTATCCATTATGATGGCTGCTCTAAGAAGAAACACCAAAAAAATATATGAGTTATAG